The Podospora bellae-mahoneyi strain CBS 112042 chromosome 7, whole genome shotgun sequence genome includes a window with the following:
- the DRS2 gene encoding aminophospholipid translocase (COG:P; EggNog:ENOG503NX4W) — MTGRPPPGGPAPPRNDLLLDLDNDQPVYSTGQRSALTDDDLLNSYAYDQDGAQARPSVSYDDFVGSGQARQQPGGRGPPPVGTSASAAGPASPYGSQPVNRQYSQTSDLGNYQRYADDFDDYPEDGTSYYQAGGAPGADSAAAANARNRNSVLSLGGGLLGRVKNKLGMGQGYSEMDLPLTESRAGSRPEPGGAGGGAPPPKDKGNFKFGFGRSKPDPSTLGPRIIHLNNPPANAANKYVDNHVSTAKYNVATFLPKFLFEQFSKFANIFFLFTAGLQQIPGLSPTNRYTTIGPLIVVLLVSAGKELVEDYRRKQADKALNQSKARILRGSSFEETKWINVSVGDIIRVESEEPFPADLVLVASSEPEGLCYIETANLDGETNLKIKQALPETSTMVSSSDLGRLGGRIKSEQPNSSLYTYEATLTMQAGGGEKELPLNPEQLLLRGATLRNTPWIHGVVVFTGHETKLMRNATATPIKRTRVEKQLNTLVLVLVGILLVLSAISTIGHLVQQSVQGDALAYLYLDSMDGAAAVARLFIKDMVTYWVLFSALVPISLFVTLELVKYWHGILINDDMDIYYDVNDTPANCRTSSLVEELGMVEYVFSDKTGTLTCNMMEFKACSIAGIMYAEKVPEDRVPTMEDGVEVGIHEFRQLRENIKSHPSAQAIHHFLALLATCHTVIPETSDTGNIKYQAASPDEGALVEGAVQLGYKFVARKPRAVIIEANDERLEYELLAVCEFNSTRKRMTTIYRCPDGVVRCYTKGADTVILERLNDNNPHVDVTLRHLEEYASEGLRTLCLAMREVPEHEFQEWFQIYEKAQTTVGGNRADELDKAAELIEHDFYLLGATAIEDKLQDGVPETIHTLQEAGIKVWVLTGDRQETAINIGMSCKLLSEDMMLLIVNEEDADATRDNLQKKIDAIRNQTDATIEMDTLALVIDGKSLTYALEKDMEKLFLDLAVMCKAVICCRVSPLQKAMVVKLVKKYQKQSILLAIGDGANDVSMIQAAHIGIGISGMEGLQAARSADVSIAQFRYLRKLLLVHGAWSYHRVAKAILFSFYKNITLYLTQFWYTFQNVFSGEVIYESWTLSFYNVFYTVLPPLVLGILDQFVSARLLDRYPQLYNLGQSNSFFNKRVFASWISNAVYHSLLLYIGGSLFWINDGVQGNSVPVGKWVWGTAMYGAVLLTVLGKAALVTNNWTKYHVIAIPGSFVIWVVFVAVYGIVAPKLNFSTEYHGIIPLLFSSPQFWIQMPTLAILCLSRDFAWKFSKRLWKPEAYHHVQEIQKYNIQDYRPRMEQFQKAIRKVRQVQRMRKQRGYAFSAADESQTRVLQAYDTTQHRGRYGEMASSRPVQ, encoded by the exons ATGACAGGCCGTCCGCCTCCCGGGGGTCCCGCGCCCCCGCGAAACGATCTCCTGCTCGATCTCGACAATGATCAGCCCGTATACAGCACAGGCCAGCGGTCAGCATTgaccgacgacgacctctTAAATTCATATGCCTACGACCAGGACGGTGCGCAGGCGCGTCCCTCGGTATCCTACGATGACTTTGTAGGCTCTGGACAGGCAAGACAACAAccaggagggagggggccaCCACCGGTTGGCACATCGGCTTCCGCCGCAGGCCCCGCAAGCCCGTATGGATCGCAACCGGTCAACAGGCAATACAGCCAGACGTCAGATCTGGGCAACTACCAGAGATACGCcgacgactttgacgacTATCCGGAGGATGGGACCTCATATTACCAGGCCGGGGGAGCGCCCGGCGCTGATTCCGCAGCGGCGGCCAATGCGAGGAACCGTAATAGTGTTCTGAGCCTGGGTGGCGGCTTGCTCGGAAGAGTGAAAAACAAGCTTGGAATGGGTCAGGGATACTCGGAAATGGATCTGCCACTGACGGAATCACGGGCGGGATCAAGACCCGAACCCGGGggtgccggaggaggggctCCTCCGCCGAAGGATAAGGGGAATTTCAAGTTCGGCTTCGGACGGTCGAAGCCCGACCCGTCAACACTCGGACCCCGAatcatccatctcaacaaccccccagcgAACGCCGCGAACAAGTACGTCGACAACCACGTATCGACGGCCAAGTACAATGTTGCTACCTTTCTGCCCAAGTTCTTGTTTGAGCAGTTTTCGAAGTTTGCCAAcattttcttcttgttcacCGCTGGCTTGCAGCAGATACCGGGCCTGTCGCCAACAAACAGATACACCACCATCGGTCCCCTTattgttgtgttgttggtatCAGCGGGTaaggagttggtggaggattaCCGGCGAAAACAGGCCGACAAGGCCCTAAACCAGTCCAAGGCGCGGATCTTACGAGGGTCATCTTTTGAGGAAACGAAGTGGATCAATGTTTCTGTGGGCGACATTATTCGGGTTGAGTCCGAGGAGCCTTTCCCGGCCGAtttggtcttggtggcaaGCTCGGAGCCGGAAGGATTGTGCTATATCGAAACCGCAAACCTGGATGGAGAAACCAATCTGAAGATCAAGCAGGCCCTACCCGAGACGTCGACAATGGTTAGCTCGAGTGATCTTGGCAGGTTGGGAGGCAGGATCAAGTCCGAGCagcccaacagcagccttTACACATACGAAGCTACCCTGACGATgcaggctggtggaggagagaaagagctGCCCCTGAATCCCGAGCAGCTGTTGCTTCGTGGTGCTACTTTGCGCAACACACCCTGGATCCACGGTGTGGTTGTGTTCACCGGCCACGAGACCAAGCTCATGCGAAATGCAACGGCGACCCCCATCAAACGCACCAGGGTTGAGAAACAGCTCAACACCCTCGTGTTGGTTCTAGTCGGTATTCTTTTGGTTCTCAGTGCCATCTCTACCATCGGTCATCTTGTCCAGCAAAGCGTTCAAGGTGACGCCCTCGCTTATCTCTACCTGGATTCCATGGACGGCGCCGCTGCTGTTGCTCGTCTCTTTATCAAGGATATGGTTACGTACTGGGTGCTCTTCTCCGCTTTGGTTCCCATCTCTCTCTTTGTCACCCTCGAATTGGTCAAGTACTGGCACGGCATTCTCATCAATGACGATATGGATATCTACTACGACGTTAACGACACCCCTGCGAACTGCCGCACGTCgagtttggtggaggagttaGGCATGGTGGAATATGTGTTTTCCGACAAGACTGGTACCTTGACCTGCAATATGATGGAGTTCAAGGCGTGTTCGATTGCTGGAATTATGTATGCCGAAAAGGTGCCCGAAGACCGCGTGCCGACgatggaggatggtgtcgaaGTTGGAATCCATGAGTTTAGGCAGCTCAGGGAGAACATTAAGAGCCACCCTAGCGCCCAGGCCATTCACCACTTTCTTGCCCTGCTGGCCACCTGCCACACGGTTATACCCGAGACGAGCGACACTGGCAACATCAAGTACCAGGCTGCTTCTCCTGACGAAGGTGCTCTTGTCGAAGGAGCTGTGCAGCTGGGCTACAAGTTTGTGGCTCGTAAGCCCCGCGCTGTGATTATCGAGGCCAATGATGAAAGGCTCGAGTACGAGCTTTTGGCTGTGTGCGAGTTCAACTCCACCAGAAAGAGAATGACTACCATATACCGCTGCCCTGACGGGGTGGTTCGCTGCTACACCAAGGGTGCTGATACTGTTATCTTGGAGCGTCTGAACGATAACAACCCGCATGTCGATGTCACGCTTCGCCATCTCGAGGAGTATGCGTCGGAAGGTCTCCGGACTCTGTGCTTGGCCATGCGCGAGGTTCCTGAACATGAGTTCCAGGAGTGGTTCCAGATCTACGAAAAGGCCCAGACGACTGTCGGCGGAAACCGCGCAGACGAACTCGACAAGGCTGCGGAGCTCATTGAGCATGACTTCTACCTGCTTGGTGCCACCGCTATTGAGGACAAGCTGCAAGATGGTGTCCCCGAGACTATTCACACGCTTCAGGAGGCCGGTATCAAGGTCTGGGTCCTCACTGGTGACAGACAAGAAACTGCCATCAATATTGGCATGAGTTGCAAGCTTCTCAGCGAAGACATGATGCTGCTCATTGTTaacgaggaggatgccgatgCTACAAGGGACAACCTGCAAAAGAAGATTGATGCCATTCGGAATCAAACCGATGCGACGATTGAGATGGATACTCTGGCTCTGGTCATTGATGGAAAATCCCTGACGTATGCCCTGGAGAAGGACATGGAGAAGCTTTTTCTCGATCTCGCGGTCATGTGCAAGGCGGTTATTTGCTGCCGTGTGTCTCCCCTGCAAAAGGCCATGGTGGTTAAGCTGGTCAAGAAGTATCAGAAGCAGTCGATTCTTCTCGCTATTGGCGATGGAGCCAACGACGTTTCCATGATTCAGGCTGCTCATATTGGTATTGGTATCAGTGGTATGGAAGGTCTCCAGGCTGCCCGCAGTGCTGATGTATCCATTGCTCAGTTCCGGTACCTGAGGAAGCTGTTGCTTGTGCACGGTGCGTGGAGTTATCACCGTGTGGCGAAGGCtattttgttttctttttacaAGAACATTACCTTGTATCTGACGCAGTTTTGG TACACGTTCCAAAACGTCTTCTCCGGTGAAGTCATTTACGAATCCTGGACCCTCTCCTTCTACAACGTCTTTTACACggtcctccctcccctcgtACTTGGTATCCTCGACCAGTTTGTCTCCGCCCGCCTGCTTGACCGCTATCCCCAACTCTACAACCTTGGTCAGAGcaacagcttcttcaacaagcGCGTCTTTGCCTCCTGGATCTCCAACGCGGTCTACCACTCTCTCCTGCTCTACATTGGTGGCTCCCTCTTCTGGATCAACGATGGTGTCCAAGGCAACAGCGTCCCCGTCGGAAAATGGGTCTGGGGTACAGCCATGTACGGCGCCGTCTTGTTGACTGTTCTTGGCAAGGCCGCGTTGGTGACGAACAACTGGACCAAGTATCAcgtcatcgccatcccaGGCTCGTTTGTAAtttgggtggtgtttgtaGCTGTCTACGGCATTGTCGCGCCCAAGCTCAACTTTTCGACGGAATACCACGGGATCATCCCCTTGCTGTTTTCCAGCCCGCAATTTTGGATCCAGATGCCCACGCTGGCGATTTTGTGCTTGTCGAGGGATTTTGCGTGGAAGTTTAGCAAGAGGTTGTGGAAGCCGGAGGCGTATCACCATGTGCAGGAGATTCAAAAGTATAATATTCAAGATTATAGGCCGAG AATGGAACAATTCCAAAAGGCGATTAGAAAAGTGAGGCAGGtgcagaggatgaggaagcaGAGGGGGTACGCCTTTTCGGCGGCGGACGAGTCGCAGACGAGAGTGTTGCAGGCGTATGATACTACGCAGCATAGAGGACGGTATGGAGAGATGGCTAGTTCGAGGCCGGTGCAAtga
- the BUD4 gene encoding Bud site selection protein bud4 (COG:U; EggNog:ENOG503NYU9) — MSKMEQEDPVQPLRLSKGSNGSAPSPQSTRPSGIPRPLSEISPHERRRNSPSWNQATQKPATMTDSSPFQSSPLENVTSPRLFWQNRSFNSDERTGSPTRRSSIERLQKASRVKNSNLRALEQKEEYDPAKIPDIQRPLSKIQGNNFGGGGVNGFQGRPLFGHGKSQSTTSIPILNPPSLTKAATMPISTSPIRPTTPSKESGSPLKSSLSSNRFKSSFDHETGTWSDISGDERRLPEGKSLHRHAKSVTFDQAPPQVNEYEMATPAPSSIGSNSREGSYDSTDEDDDDDHYMIHNMDQDDSFDASLEDTDKTPVVGPDDWRHNNHEDPFDRSPMPDDLPPIPRPHHQRTDSSASNGESRPLPPLPGMDGTSRSLPSPPSASKLEAQGLGNSRMPLEERLKLMMLSDDGKSAAEQQRERRMRRAGARGSQTPDHESKSPVVQPQEDEEELDTVGELSGLDEYQLPPRISRESILRRVNGNKALDRESDYNFSSPAVGMSPGRQVYDPDVPIPSTEDNVSVLGDEPVSVLDDESDYDSDQGSVIIKRDPADQESDLYSIPDTYERSEVTDDYSSDYDSDSRFDEESQYSEGTDLHVTKSSQTQEDDQVPTPRATTPVDEPTPLAQEAEKALPEAPKENRLSRGLEASLLPKPEEKEAVPGPEKASQPEPLPQPEKRPLTPELQLRRSLTKPEYDGTGWGEDEFEESDPGTPESVIHRPMPDSDDEEARASPAIPEQIATIKSASGSKLKTRPSATPADLATMREARRQVSREVPPIPDRHRNRLSVNMDNELAPPAEDDYMDRHPSFKKRSLTLDLDLGLSLDKDFDRVIEAQKRGYLMRQNTKVITASDKMTEDFRARSAGNSPTKAVQRPQSWTVEPWNSQPARKRSFKKKPSNLGASGPVPPLPGQESNAAAVATQSGNDEDVGAELSPEDENGERGRLFVKVMGVKDLDLPIPKNERTWFSLTLDNGVHCVTTAWLELARNAPIGQEFELVVPNDLEFQLTLNVKLEKPVEKPVAKALPSPTKLSKPKTSAFSRVFASPKKRKEMELRQRQAEEEERLAAQREAQARQMKSQPTAWDLLSPLAADDGSFARAYVCLKDHESKCFGRPYLVDVAAFNEWAMEDAGFASSVKSKRGNMGPGSVVRRAPYKIGKLELQLLFVPRPKGATDEDMPKSMNSCIREMKAAEERLARCWEGHLSQQGGDCPYWRRRYFKLVGTKLTAYHEATRQPRATINLANAKRLIDDRRTLMEKETLGKGGKRRRSAFAEDEEGYMFVEEGFRIRFNNGELIDFYADTAEDKEGWMKVLGEVVGKEVVPGDGVDDVVGSVVAGGAGGSKMKGKWCELVMKREEQLKRKESASQGGGGRRVHSRTKSALT, encoded by the exons ATGAGTAAAATGGAGCAAGAAGACCCT GTACAGCCATTGCGCCTCTCCAAGGGGAGCAACGGCAGCGCGCCATCTCCTCAGTCGACTCGACCCAGCGGAATTCCTCGTCCGCTTTCCGAGATCTCACCCCACGAGAGACGTAGAAACTCTCCCAGCTGGAACCAGGCGACCCAG AAACCAGCGACAATGACAGATTCTTCGCCATTCCAGTCGTCGCCCCTGGAGAACGTCACATCGCCCCGTCTCTTCTGGCAGAACCGCAGCTTCAATTCGGACGAGCGCACTGGCTCACCCACCCGCCGCTCATCCATCGAACGATTGCAAAAGGCTTCCCGCGTCAAGAACAGCAATCTCCGGGCCCtggagcagaaggaggagtacGACCCGGCCAAAATCCCCGATATCCAACGCCCTCTCTCTAAGATTCAGGGGAATaactttggcggcggcggcgtcaaTGGTTTTCAGGGACGACCACTATTTGGCCACGGCAAGAGCCagagcaccaccagcatccCTATCCTGAATCCGCCCTCCCTGACGAAAGCAGCAACGATGCCGATTTCCACCTCGCCCATCCGGCCGACAACGCCCAGCAAGGAGTCCGGATCACCGCTGAAATCCTCTCTCTCGTCAAATCGATTCAAGAGCAGCTTTGATCACGAGACAGGAACGTGGTCCGATATATCTGGAGACGAGCGTCGTCTGCCCGAGGGCAAGTCGCTGCACCGCCATGCAAAGAGCGTCACTTTCGATCAAGCGCCTCCTCAAGTCAACGAGTACGAGATGGCCACCCCCGCTCCTTCTTCGATCGGCAGCAACTCGAGGGAGGGCAGCTATGATTccaccgacgaggacgatgacgatgaccaTTACATGATTCACAACATGGACCAAGACGACAGCTTTGACGCGTCACTGGAGGATACCGACAAGACGCCTGTGGTGGGTCCCGATGACTGGAGGCACAACAATCACGAGGATCCGTTTGACAGAAGCCCAATGCCGGATGATCTGCCGCCCATTCCTAgaccccatcatcagcgCACTGATTCGTCGGCCTCCAATGGGGAAAGCCGCCCGCTGCCACCTCTCCCTGGCATGGACGGAACTTCAAGAAgcctcccttctcctccctccgctTCCAAGTTGGAGGCTCAGGGTCTTGGTAACAGCAGGATGCCTCTGGAGGAGCGGTTGAAGCTTATGATGCTTTCTGACGATGGCAAGTCTGCGGCCGAGCAGCAACGAGAGCGTCGCATGCGCCGTGCTGGTGCCCGTGGTAGCCAGACACCCGATCACGAGTCTAAGAGCCCCGTTGTTCAGCCACaggaagacgaagaggagctTGACACTGTCGGCGAGCTTTCGGGCCTCGACGAGTACCAGCTGCCTCCGCGCATTTCTCGCGAGTCCATCCTCCGACGTGTTAATGGCAACAAGGCGCTGGACCGCGAGTCCGACTACAACTTTTCATCACCCGCCGTTGGCATGTCTCCCGGCCGCCAAGTTTACGACCCCGACGTTCCCATTCCCAGCACCGAGGACAATGTTTCTGTTCTCGGCGACGAGCCAGTCTCTGTTTTGGATGATGAGTCGGATTACGACTCGGATCAAGGAAGCGTCATCATCAAGCGCGATCCTGCTGATCAGGAGTCTGACCTGTACTCGATTCCCGACACGTACGAACGGTCCGAGGTCACTGACGACTATTCTTCCGACTATGATAGCGACAGTCGGTTTGATGAGGAAAGCCAGTACTCCGAGGGGACGGACCTGCATGTGACCAAGTCATCACAGACTCAGGAGGATGATCAGGTTCCTACCCCCAGGGCAACTACTCCGGTGGATGAGCCCACTCCTCTGGCTCAAGAAGCCGAGAAGGCGCTCCCCGAGGCGCCCAAGGAAAACCGTCTGTCTAGGGGATTGGAGGCTTCCTTGTTGCCCAAGCCtgaagagaaggaggctgtTCCCGGGCCGGAGAAGGCTTCGCAACCCGAGCCGCTACCACAACCTGAGAAGAGGCCTCTTACCCCGGAGCTGCAGCTCAGACGATCTCTTACCAAGCCCGAGTACGACGGGACCGGGTGGGGAGAAGATGAGTTTGAGGAGTCCGATCCGGGCACTCCGGAATCGGTCATCCACCGGCCCATGCCAGACAGcgatgacgaagaagccAGAGCCTCACCGGCCATTCCCGAGCAGATCGCGACCATCAAATCCGCCTCTGGCTCCAAGCTCAAGACCAGGCCTTCTGCCACACCAGCTGACCTGGCCACCATGCGCGAGGCGCGCAGGCAAGTCAGTCGGGAGgttccccccatccccgacCGCCACAGGAACAGGCTCTCTGTCAACATGGACAACGAGCTGGCACCCCCCGCCGAGGACGACTACATGGACCGTCACCCGAGCTTTAAGAAGCGGAGCCTGACACTGGATCTCGACCTTGGCCTTAGCCTAGACAAGGACTTTGACCGGGTGATCGAAGCACAAAAG CGCGGGTACCTCATGCGGCAGAACACAAAGGTCATCACTGCCAGTGATAAGATGACGGAGGACTTCAGGGCTCGGTCGGCGGGGAATAGCCCGACCAAGGCGGTGCAGAGGCCGCAGAGCTGGACGGTGGAGCCGTGGAACAGCCAGCCGGCTAGGAAGAGGagcttcaagaagaagccgagtAACTTGGGCGCTTCCGGGCCTGTTCCCCCGCTGCCTGGGCAGGAGAGtaatgctgctgctgtcgcgACGCAGAGCGGGAACGACGAGGATGTGGGTGCGGAGCTGAGCCCGGAGGATGAAaatggggagaggggaaggctCTTTGTTAAAGTGATGGGGGTCAAGGATCTGGATTTGCCTATTCCTAAGA ATGAACGAACCTGGTTCAGTCTCACGCTCGACAACGGAGTCCACTGCGTGACGACGGCCTGGCTGGAACTGGCCCGCAACGCGCCCATCGGGCAAGAATTCGAATTGGTTGTCCCCAACGACTTGGAGTTCCAGCTGACGTTGAACGTCAAGCTGGAGAAGCCGGTCGAGAAGCCCGTGGCCAAGGCGCTGCCATCGCCTACTAAGCTCAGCAAACCCAAGACGTCGGCCTTTTCCAGGGTGTTTGCCTCgcccaagaagaggaaggagatggagctCCGGCAAAGgcaggcagaggaggaagagaggctTGCCGCTCAGCGGGAGGCGCAGGCGAGACAGATGAAGAGCCAGCCTACGGCGTGGGACTTGCTGAGCCCGCTGGCGGCGGACGATGGCTCTTTTGCCAGGGCGTACGTCTGCCTCAAGGACCACGAGAGCAAGTGTTTTGGCAGGCCCTATCTCGTCGACGTGGCGGCATTCAACGAGTGGGCGATGGAGGACGCGGGTTTTGCGTCTAGTGTTAAGAGCAAGAGGGGGAATATGGGACCTGGCTCTGTCGTGAGGCGGGCGCCGTACAAGATTGGAAAGCTGGAGCTGCAGCTGTTGTTTGTGCCGAGGCCCAAGGGGGCGACGGATGAGGACATGCCGAAATCTATGAACAGCTGCATCAGGGAGATGAAGGCtgcggaggagaggttggcgaggtgcTGGGAGGGGCATCTCAGCCAGCAGGGCGGGGATTGTCCCtactggaggaggaggtatttCAAGCTTGTCGGGACAAAGTTGACGGCTTACCACGAGGCTACGAGGCAGCCCAGGGCCACGATTAATTTGGCGAATGCCAAGAGGTTGATCGATGATCGGAGGACGctgatggagaaggagacgcttgggaaggggggcaagaggaggaggagcgcgtttgcggaggatgaggaggggtacatgtttgtggaggaggggttcaGGATCAGGTTCAACAACGGGGAGTTGATTGACTTTTATGCAGACACGgccgaggacaaggaggggtggatgaaggtgcttggggaggtggtggggaaggaaGTGGTGCCCGGGgacggggtggatgatgttgttggctctgtggtggcgggaggagcgggagggtCGAAGATGAAGGGGAAGTGGTGcgagttggtgatgaagagggaggagcagctgaagCGGAAGGAGTCGGCTAGCCAGGGGggtggcgggaggagggtgcaTTCTAGGACTAAGAGTGCTTTGACTTGA
- a CDS encoding hypothetical protein (MEROPS:MER0017177; COG:I; EggNog:ENOG503NZHF) yields MVDKLVPNDPRVKHHTTTLPSGHTYHYLEALPSSGTPAATVVLIHGFPDLSFGWRHQIPFLTSLSLRVIVPDMLGYGLSSAPSPIPPYSYKSLSTDLASLIQLVSPSHPIILGGHDWGGAIVWRLALRHPALILGVFSICTPYNAPNSQGYIPKKVLIDQFLPNFAYQLQFEDPTLENKIQAAGRDGIRKFLNILYGSKDSKTGKGHFVANVGIDLSLFDEGVKVEKSELLSEEELEFYVDQYERNGVHAPMNYYRTWDVNYEEEKADLVKEGKSKVEVPGMILTATRDTALPPKMADNMEQFFPKGLIKREVEANHWATWENPEEVNKAIGEFVGELLKGRAKGFKASI; encoded by the coding sequence atggtCGACAAACTCGTCCCCAACGACCCCCGCGtcaaacaccacaccaccaccctcccatcaGGACACACCTACCACTACCTCgaagccctcccctccagcgGCACCCCCGCCGCGACGGTAGTCCTCATCCATGGCTTCCCCGACCTCTCCTTCGGCTGGCGCCACCAgatccccttcctcacctccctctccctccgcgTCATCGTCCCCGACATGCTAGGCTACGGCCtttcctccgccccctcccccatcccaccctaTTCCTACAAatccctctccaccgacctcgcctccctcatTCAGCtcgtctccccctcccaccccatcatcctcggcggcCACGACTGGGGCGGCGCCATCGTCTGGCGCCTCGCCCTCCGGCACCCCGCCCTCATCCTGGGCGTCTTCAGCATCTGCACCCCCTACAACGCCCCCAACAGCCAGGGTTACATCCCCAAAAAGGTCCTCATCGACCAGTTCCTCCCCAACTTTGCCTACCAGCTCCAGTTCGAAGATCCCACCCTCGAAAACAAAATCCAGGCCGCCGGGAGGGACGGCATCAGAAAGTTTCTAAACATCCTCTACGGCAGCAAAGACAGCAAAACCGGCAAGGGCCATTTCGTCGCCAACGTGGGGATTGACCTCTCCCTTTTTGACGAAGGAGTCAAAGTGGAAAAGTCAGAGTTGTtgtccgaggaggagctggagtttTACGTTGACCAGTATGAACGTAACGGGGTCCACGCCCCGATGAATTACTACCGGACGTGGGACGTGAattacgaggaggagaaggctgatttggtgaaggaggggaagagcaAGGTTGAGGTGCCGGGCATGATTCTTACCGCGACGAGGGACACTGCCTTGCCGCCGAAGATGGCGGATAATATGGAGCAGTTTTTCCCCAAGGGGTTGATCAAGAGAGAGGTGGAGGCTAATCATTGGGCTACGTGGGAGAATCCGGAAGAGGTTAACAAGGCTATTGGGGAGTTTGTGGGGGAGTTGCTCAAGGGGAGGGCGAAGGGGTTCAAGGCTTCGATTTGA
- a CDS encoding hypothetical protein (EggNog:ENOG503P6H9; COG:S), which yields MVCGKCQKLSSTTLATPGVKKKSEMYYGSAASSSASSSKSATLGQNGVSKSKLLSKAAKNPYAQYSSSCTQCKTKVNQGHTYCHKCAYKAAACAVCGKPEKKKSAAAPIVDGTKRSLK from the exons ATGGTCTGCGGAAAATGCCAAAAACTCAGCTCAACCACACTAGCCACGCCGGgcgtcaagaagaagagtgaGATGTACTACGGCTCAGccgcctcatcatcagcatcgtcGTCCAAATCAGCCACCCTCGGGCAGAACGGCGTTTCCAAGAGCAAGCTGCTGTCAAAAGCGGCGAAGAACCCATATGCTCAGTATTCGAGTTCTTGCACGCAATGCAAGACCAAGGTAAACCAAGGGCACACCTATTGCCACAAGTGCGCATACAAGGCAGCTG CCTGCGCCGTGTGTGGTAagccagaaaagaaaaagtcagcagcagcgccaaTTGTGGATGGCACCAAGAGGTCTCTGAAGTGA
- a CDS encoding hypothetical protein (EggNog:ENOG503P9WK; COG:S), with amino-acid sequence MHHHRRKSGNTSMTDVRKATVGASDPNYRKHSSRPTTMTRRITPQSAPKLGRSREDRERELDDERWWDEERESFPQYCMVCEKQFIPADDQNLYCSETCRYDDQVSASTAPSHGSHPPTQYPFYSGAPEPRDIVPRASPSRPSSTHFSPPSTAVNALKSSLYIRPPSPTSPMMGTSHSGVWSFGRGTATSPDNSYTKPTSSYFSTTYDGAYYDHYGSSVDRPLPSRRPGVYSRPKSIELVTPMLASGR; translated from the exons ATGCATCACCACCGTCGAAAGTCGGGCAACACGTCCATGACCGACGTCCGCAAAGCAACAGTCGGTGCATCAGACCCCAACTACAGGAAGCACTCATCCAGACCTACCACCATGACGAGAAGAATCACACCGCAAAGCGCCCCAAAGCTGGGCAGGAGTCGCGAGGACAGAGAGAGGGAACTGGATGATGAGCGCTGGTGGGATGAGGAGCGGGAGAGCTTCCCGCAGTACTG CATGGTGTGCGAGAAGCAGTTCATTCCAGCCGACGACCAGAACCTCTACTGCTCAGAAAC ATGCCGGTACGATGACCAGGTTAGCGCCTCGACGGCGCCGAGCCATGGAAGTCACCCACCTACTCAGTACCCTTTCTACTCGGGAGCTCCAGAGCCCAGAGATATCGTACCCCGCGCCTCGCCTTCAAGGCCTAGCTCTACGCACTTTTCCCCGCCCTCAACGGCCGTAAATGCGCTCAAGTCGTCACTATACATCCGCCCACCGAGTCCCACGTCACCCATGATGGGTACCTCCCACAGCGGTGTCTGGTCGTTTGGCAGGGGCACTGCTACAAGCCCAGACAACTCGTACACGAAACCCACCTCGAGTTACTTTTCGACCACTTACGACGGCGCGTACTACGACCACTACGGCTCCTCGGTTGACAGACCCCTTCCGTCACGCAGGCCTGGTGTTTACTCTAGACCAAAGAGCATCGAACTCGTTACACCCATGCTCGCCTCCGGGAGGTAG